In one Thermodesulfobium acidiphilum genomic region, the following are encoded:
- a CDS encoding acetate--CoA ligase, with protein sequence MSIEAKNETLNMIKESKIILPNKDKVKNTNAGSIDGFNNLLKKSWVDPEKFWEEVANELFWFHPWSKTMEGDFPNFKFFIGGITNPAYNMLDRNIEKGYANKLALIWEGENYETKFFTYKMLLCEVNKFCNILKNFGLKKGDRVSIYLPNLAETVIAVLACYRMGVLFNTVFSGFSANALRERLNHFEPQIFITADGIYRRGKVIALKEQADIAIEKVSSIKATIVVKRAGNPISMKSGRDYWWNELMKKSDAEFQPELIEANEPGLVFYTSGTTGKPKGVVHSGNAFVINNYIYAKYHLDLHQDDVFWCMADIGWLTMHIWGIVGALSNGITTIFYEGAIDYPEQDRVYQILEKYRVNKWWTSPTATRMLMKFGEEKLNSYDLNSLDVVAFVGEPLNPEAWKWVYEKIGKRRIYLNNTYGQTETAGCPLAGAAWLTPMKPGSCGIQFLGAHLDIVDDFGNPVGPMTVGNLVFRKPIPMLIRDLWKDHERYLDTYFYKVPGTYFTYDAAVRDNDGHIWVLSRTDDVINVSGHRISTMEIESAVMEVEGVVESAVIGTPDEVKGMMPVVFVTVREENNEEDIINKIKSKIVEKIGKIALPKDVFCVPTTPKTPSGKIMRRFLRELVIKGKIVSDTTSLENPDSIEIISKIISGI encoded by the coding sequence ATGTCTATTGAAGCTAAAAATGAAACTTTAAATATGATTAAAGAAAGTAAAATAATATTGCCAAATAAAGATAAAGTTAAGAATACTAATGCGGGCAGTATTGATGGTTTTAATAATCTACTGAAAAAATCATGGGTTGACCCTGAAAAATTTTGGGAAGAAGTGGCAAATGAATTATTTTGGTTTCACCCATGGTCAAAGACAATGGAAGGAGATTTCCCAAACTTTAAGTTTTTTATTGGTGGAATAACAAATCCGGCTTATAATATGTTGGACAGGAATATTGAGAAAGGATATGCAAACAAACTTGCACTTATATGGGAGGGTGAAAATTATGAAACAAAGTTTTTCACATATAAAATGCTTCTTTGTGAGGTTAATAAATTTTGTAATATTTTAAAAAACTTTGGTTTGAAGAAAGGCGATAGAGTATCGATTTATCTTCCGAACCTTGCCGAAACGGTTATTGCGGTTCTTGCTTGTTATAGAATGGGAGTTTTGTTTAATACTGTATTTTCAGGATTTTCTGCTAATGCACTTAGGGAAAGACTAAATCATTTTGAACCGCAAATATTTATTACTGCAGATGGAATTTATAGGAGGGGAAAAGTTATTGCTCTCAAAGAACAGGCTGATATTGCGATTGAAAAAGTAAGCAGTATAAAAGCAACAATTGTGGTTAAAAGGGCCGGAAACCCTATTAGTATGAAATCTGGTAGAGATTATTGGTGGAATGAACTAATGAAAAAATCTGATGCTGAATTCCAACCAGAACTTATTGAAGCAAATGAACCCGGTTTAGTTTTTTATACAAGTGGAACTACCGGTAAACCGAAAGGCGTGGTTCATTCAGGGAATGCTTTTGTAATAAACAATTATATTTATGCTAAGTACCACTTAGACTTGCATCAGGATGATGTTTTTTGGTGTATGGCAGATATTGGTTGGTTGACAATGCATATTTGGGGTATAGTTGGGGCGCTGTCAAATGGTATTACAACTATTTTTTATGAAGGAGCAATAGATTATCCTGAACAGGATAGAGTTTATCAAATTTTGGAAAAGTATAGGGTTAATAAATGGTGGACTTCTCCAACTGCTACTAGAATGTTGATGAAATTTGGGGAAGAAAAATTAAACTCTTACGATCTAAATTCGTTAGATGTAGTTGCTTTTGTGGGAGAGCCTTTAAATCCTGAGGCCTGGAAATGGGTTTATGAAAAAATTGGAAAGAGGAGAATATATCTTAATAACACTTATGGCCAAACAGAAACTGCAGGATGTCCCTTGGCAGGTGCTGCATGGCTTACCCCTATGAAACCAGGATCATGTGGTATCCAATTTTTAGGAGCACACTTAGATATAGTTGATGATTTTGGCAATCCGGTCGGACCTATGACAGTAGGAAATCTGGTCTTTAGAAAACCAATCCCAATGTTGATTAGAGACCTTTGGAAAGATCACGAGAGGTATCTTGATACTTATTTTTACAAGGTGCCAGGTACGTATTTTACGTATGATGCTGCTGTGAGAGATAATGATGGCCACATATGGGTGCTTTCTCGAACTGATGACGTTATAAATGTATCAGGGCATAGAATCAGTACCATGGAGATTGAAAGTGCAGTTATGGAGGTTGAAGGTGTGGTAGAGTCGGCGGTTATAGGCACTCCTGATGAAGTTAAGGGTATGATGCCTGTTGTTTTTGTTACAGTTAGAGAAGAGAATAACGAAGAAGATATAATAAATAAAATTAAATCAAAAATTGTTGAAAAAATTGGTAAGATAGCTCTTCCTAAAGATGTTTTTTGTGTTCCAACTACTCCGAAAACTCCTAGTGGAAAAATTATGAGAAGGTTTTTAAGAGAATTGGTTATAAAGGGAAAAATTGTAAGCGACACTACAAGCTTAGAAAATCCTGATAGCATAGAGATTATAAGCAAAATAATTTCAGGGATATAG
- a CDS encoding ATP-binding protein, translating to MTTNRPFEEWANVFGDAVLASAIADRIIQHCYFFKITGKSYMMKELIKK from the coding sequence ATAACCACGAATAGACCGTTTGAGGAATGGGCAAATGTATTTGGGGATGCAGTTCTCGCATCTGCTATAGCAGATAGAATCATACAACACTGCTATTTTTTTAAAATAACTGGTAAGAGCTACATGATGAAGGAGTTGATAAAAAAGTAA
- a CDS encoding ATP-binding protein — translation MIHTSDLLNKLLIAKKDGTYYNTLKELLDVYLLIIDEIGFKRIDTNAVDEFFEINKKKV, via the coding sequence ATGATACACACGAGCGATCTTTTAAACAAACTCTTAATTGCAAAAAAAGATGGTACTTATTACAACACTTTAAAAGAGCTACTTGATGTTTATCTATTAATTATTGACGAAATAGGGTTTAAAAGGATAGATACAAATGCAGTAGATGAGTTCTTTGAAATAAATAAGAAAAAGGTATGA
- a CDS encoding peroxiredoxin yields the protein MFNEGDKIDDFCLNGIDEGSNEKVFCFKDLIQDRKNLILYFYPKDNTPGCTTEACDFRDNMNFILKYAAVAGVSPDSIVSHKNFQKKHGLNFPLLSDPEKKILNLFGAYGEKKTYGKTSMGVIRSTFLITPDMILKKAWRNVRAKGHVNAILRYFENPDK from the coding sequence ATGTTTAATGAAGGAGATAAAATTGATGATTTTTGTCTTAATGGAATAGATGAAGGCTCAAATGAAAAAGTTTTTTGTTTTAAAGACTTAATACAAGATAGAAAAAATCTTATTCTTTACTTCTATCCAAAAGACAATACGCCCGGCTGCACCACAGAAGCATGCGATTTTAGAGATAATATGAACTTCATATTAAAGTATGCTGCAGTTGCTGGGGTTAGTCCTGACTCCATTGTGTCACACAAAAATTTTCAAAAGAAGCATGGTTTAAACTTTCCTCTTCTCTCTGATCCTGAGAAAAAAATCTTAAATCTTTTTGGCGCTTACGGCGAAAAGAAAACGTATGGAAAAACAAGTATGGGAGTTATTAGATCTACATTTTTAATTACACCTGACATGATATTGAAAAAAGCATGGCGAAATGTCAGAGCAAAGGGTCATGTCAATGCTATTTTAAGATACTTTGAAAATCCTGATAAATAA
- a CDS encoding hotdog fold thioesterase, with translation MDERIVKFMRDNDKVAVWLNVKILEVRTGYSRISMIVREDMLNSVKICQGGAIFSFADFAFALASNSHGKIAVGISANINYLNPAFLGEELIAECFESGRSRKLGLYDVKVYKDENKKFVASFTGQVYIKEEKFEV, from the coding sequence GTGGATGAGAGAATTGTTAAATTTATGAGAGACAACGATAAGGTTGCAGTATGGCTTAATGTTAAAATACTTGAAGTTAGAACTGGATATTCAAGAATTTCTATGATTGTAAGAGAAGATATGTTAAATTCTGTAAAGATCTGTCAGGGAGGGGCTATATTTTCATTTGCAGATTTTGCTTTTGCCTTAGCTTCAAACTCTCATGGCAAAATTGCTGTAGGGATATCTGCAAATATAAACTACTTAAATCCAGCCTTTTTAGGAGAAGAACTTATTGCTGAATGCTTTGAATCGGGCAGATCGAGAAAGTTAGGTCTTTATGATGTTAAAGTATATAAGGATGAAAATAAAAAGTTTGTTGCTTCTTTTACTGGGCAGGTGTATATAAAAGAAGAGAAATTTGAAGTATAA